The DNA segment GAGCCAATCAGATGGAGCAGGAGCACACTCCAAAACTCCAACAGCTGTCAGGCCGAGTTTCTGAGTCCTCCAccgcagaagaagaagaagttgaTGGAGGATTTAGAGATGCTTGTAgtgatgaagagagggaggaaaaggatgtagatgaggaagaagaagaagagaggctGTGGAGGATGGAGGTCGACTTGGATGAAGGAAGAACAGAGGAAGATGAGGACGTAGACGATGAAGAGATGAGACACAGATTGTACAGACTCATCGAACAGTCCAGACTCACGTACCTGTCGTCCACTGATGATGAGTTAGACAAATTGGGGCAGAGTGAAGGAGAATGGGATGGAGGAAAGGATGAAGACATGGAGGACAGACTTACTTCAAAAATCTGTCAGCTGGAAAAAGAAGTCTGGGCCAACCAGTTCTCCTCCACAGAGGATGAGCTGGACAGAGTCGGCGTCAAGGATGAAgaaaagacaggagaggaggaggagctggcgGTGAAAGTGTGCAGATTAGCTAGTCAAGCCAACGCCACGCAATTCTCATCCACGGAGGACGAGCTGGACCGGGCAGGCCGaggtgaggagggggaggaggcgATAGACGAAGAGAAGCTGTGGGAACTGCAGGCAGAAAAAGACGTCCAGGCCGCTCAAGTGCGCGATTTGGCCAGTCTAGTTAGTGCTTCTCAGTTTTCTTCCACTGAGGATGAGCTGGATAGAGTCGGAGAGAATGATGGAGAGATGGAGCAGgaaggaggagatgagaggGAGCAGGCAGTAGGAAAGATTCAGGACAGGAGAGAGTCATTCGGAGATTtggatgttaaaatgtttgatttaaggGATGAAATTGAGGAAAGAATGTCAGAGAGCAGTGATGCAAAAGTTGAAGATGAcccagagatggagggagagaaagattGCTTGGAGGACAGAGTCACAGATGAGGATGAAAGGATGGTAAAGGGGCTTATATGTGAAGAAAGAGTAGAACTTTTGACAGAAGAGGAAAGACAAGAGATAGAAACAGTGGTGctagcagagaaaacagaggagatGAAATCTGCACTTGACACAAAATTCCAACAAGAAAATCAGCCAGAGGCAGAgtggacagacacagaggacagagaggagggacaggaagaggaaaagtTCAGAGAAAGTGAAGAGAGTGCggacacagcagcagacagcgaCGAGGAAGCTGCAGAGTTTGACAGAATAATCAGCAGCATGTTGATGATGACTCTGGAGGACATGCAGATAGAGACATTAAAAGATGAAGCTGCAGAAAATGGGAGCGTAaatacagagacagaggagtTAGAGACAGATGAGAAAACTGTGGAAGAAGATGGATTTGAGGACAATGCTGTCGACGCACAAAGCACAAAtgcagcagaggagacagaagTTGTGAAAGAGTTTCACAGAGGAGGTAAAGATGCTATGCTAGAGTCGGCTGTGGCTGAAAGACCAGCAGAAAATGTAGCAGAGCTAACAGGAGGAGATATTTccagagaaaatgaaagtgaagATGAAAATCAGCAGGTAGAAGATGCAGAAGCACGTGACGAAAGAAATGCAGCTATTGAGGGGACACTTGAGgcgtttaaaaaaacagaagcgaATGATGGCGaacaaaaagatggaaaaagagaAGTCGCTACTGAGTGGCAAGAGATGGAGACACACGGAGGTGCTGCAGAGGGAGGTCCTGAAAGTAAAGAAACAGATGAAAGACTTGAGGAAACCAAAGAAGAAAATGCAGACGACGTGGAGCAGAGCAGCACGTCTTCTCTGCAGGAGGGTTTACTGTCACCTGAGGAGATTCAAAGTGTAAGAACTCTTTTATTTCCCTCTGGATAATGCATGCAACATTAGTGCAGGTGGCGAACACCTCCCGCTAAACCAAAGTCAGATGCAGTTTCAAAAGCATGTTTCTACCCTCTATTCTCCACTAACACGGTTCTGATTAGAGCATTTAAGTGAGAATACACgacttttaaaacagaaataacactCTCTTTCCCTgataaatttgttaaaatcttttCAATTCTCTTATAGTGAATTTATtagcaataaaacaacactgtgGCACATTTGAGTCCACTCAGAGGTTTTGATGCTGCAGACTCGTTTGGACTGGCCTCTCTGAAAGCAGatttttattctcataaaaatataaaactatttttttccattccaGTCTATTCTCCTTAAATTTGTGCGTTGGCACCTGGTGAGCATGACTTCTGTTCCAGTGCATCATTCTCTACTGTGCCTCACTCTACTTTCTTCAACcacaagaaacaaacacaatgcaTGTTTCACCCGTTAAAGGTCCGCTGTGTAGGCTTTATGGGGGACATATTGGGACAGACATGACATGGAATTTGATATTATGAGTATATTTCCTTTAATATATGATCACTTGAAAACAGGAatcattctgtttttgtcaccttagaatgagctgtttatatctacaaagggagcgggtcctcgtccacaaagaaaaagataattttttaacatgaaactgctttattcagtgggttttttttttttttttttaccagtttaagtCACCAGGTCTTTCACCTTCACCTTCTTCTCCGCTTATCCGGAGTCGGgttgcgggggcagcagcctaagcagggaagcccagacttcccactccccggccacttcgtccagctcttcccgggggatcctgAGGCGTCCCCAGGCCAGCTGaaagacatagtctctccagtgtgtcctaggtcttccccggggtctcctaccggtggggcgtgccctgaacacctcaccagggatgcgtccgggaggcatcctaattagatgcccgagccacctcatctggctcttctcaacgcggaggtgcagcagctctgctccgagcttctcaccctgtctctaagggagagcccagccaccctacggaggaggctcattttggccgcttgtacccgcgatcttgttctttcggtcactacccaaagctcgtgaccataggtgagggtaggaatgaagatgaccggtaaatcgagagctttacCTTTCTGCTCAGCTCCCTCCTCACCACGCCTGTCGATCTcctgctccatccttccctcactcgtgaacaagaccctgaggtacttaaactcctccacttggggcaggatcttctccccgatctggagagggcactccacccatttccggctgagaaccatggcctcggatttggaggtgctgattcacCAGGTCCATTTGATTTAATAGGAAGAGGTTTTGGCTCCCgctaaaaatctcctgaacaatgaacactgaagcgATTCGAACCAGGAGTTTCAGCTAGTAGCAAGCTGCAGTTCTCACAGCTAGATGCAACTAAATTGGTTGTAGCAATGGCATCACTTAGAATGAAAACTACATATATTTGTGTCTGTTCTGCTTTCAGAGAGACTTGACAAACGCATGGATCTGAAACACACTTTGATGTAGCTATCTTGCAGTGGTCACAGAACTTAGTGAAAGTTACAAAGGCTCATTGTGAATTAGATATTGGGGTAATTCTCCTTAACAATTCCTTTCAATGTAACTAACTGCTGAACAACTCTGCTTGatgctgattttcttttcccttctgtcctgtgttttcttcttctgtgcttCTCTCTGTGTGCTGTAGGATAATGACATGGAGCTTTACAAATCATTACAGTTTATATCAACTCTGCTGGAGCAGGTGAGACAGTGTTTTGCTTCAGGAGGGCAGTAGTAGTTGGTCATTGCAGATTAAGGATGTTTTAACCAGGTTAAATTACACTCTGCTTCGTTTTCCCCCTCCGTGTGATTTGTTTGGGCAGGTTTTAACACAGTTATCCCACTTTAGTTGAGTTTCAACAATTTGAGAACCGTAAGAGGAGGTGGTCTCAGTATGGTCCTAACTCTGGACTCTGGAGGGGTTTGTGGTGAGAACTTGATCCGGCCCTAATACCAGATGTTCTCTGCAAGTCTGAGCTAAATGTCTCCCGTCAAAGGTTTCTATACATTTTGCTCAGtcgtctgaaggcagcacattGTCTTGCAAAAGAGTGAATCAGTAAAATGCAGGCGGCATTCTCCTGGTGTAGTTTTGCCTGCTGTATTGCTCAGATAATTACCAGCTATGAGCAAATGCCAACTCTGCTGTTACACCATGTTCAATTGCAAAGCAATACATCGCTCAAATACATATGTGCAAGTTCACACCAAAGGAccttctttctttattttcgtTCCGCTGGGACAGACATATCTGATCAAAAAGCGGAGTATCTGTGACCTGCgtccctttgctgcgtgtcatcccctctctctcccacctttcctcCGTGAACAGATGCTCtatcagaataaaaaataaaataaaataatccttttttGAAAAGGTAGGATAATTGGTCTTTTCATCTCATGAATCTTTTAGTGATTTATCAACTGTAGGCTATAGGCCTGTTGCTATTTACAAAGAttgctttttctgctgttgcAGTTGATATTTTCAGGAAGTGTCCGTCACTTTATGTAATTCCACCTGGCAGATCAGGACTTTCTAAAATAGCAGTGTTTCGCCGGGTGGAGTAACCATGACATCCTGAGTCACACACAGTTTTGTGTGCCTGATGTGCATTCTGACCAGCTGACATGTTGTGTGTCGTCTTGTTGCTTATTGGTTAAGCTAGCAAAACTGGGAcctaaatatttgtttattaacttGATGTTTGCCTTAAACTGAGGACAGGACAGCTCCCACCTAAGTGTAACTTCAAACAGAaacaattttgtaatttttatcaACCATTTATGAGGAAAAGCTTTGACTTTTACTTGTTGTACTGGctctgtgttttctgatgtCAGTGTGTTGTAGACCAAATGTAGAAATGATTAGAAAACATGAATAGTTTATTCTGTACACCTTCATACTTGACAAAACTCGACAAACTGACCTCATAATGTCCTGTATGAGGGTATTATTCAATCTAGTTTGCCAGATTTTCaaagctttagaaataaaagtaGCCCATACTTTGACGCAGTCCAACTTTCTATTATCATCATAGGAAAATAATTCAGGATTTCTGTATTCTGACAGTTTATTCAAATACTGTAACTGTgttaactttattttctgccaCTTTTCACTCAGATACATTTCAGGAGAAATATTGCACTACATGTATCTTACAGCTGTAGTTACTTGTTGCTTTGCAGATTAAGATAAACAATGCAAAATATGATTACAATGAATTGTTTCAGTGTGACTTTATTGGTCCCTCATTAATCCTGGACTTTTATTTGTAGTATTATTTAGATTGGATCAATTTCATCCAATATTTTTGTGGCAGACGTTATGGGGCATGCTATAACATTCGAATGTCAGCATCACTGGATAGTGAGAATTAAAAGTTATAACCTACATAACTTGTACTAAAGTAACTTAACTCACCATCATGAAAAACTCATGAGCAGGCACTCAGATCACGAGCTGAGCTGGGCGATCACGGAGCTCGCCGACACGTGAAATGCTAATTTCTGCAAAACCACACCTATCCAGGCAAAACTTCATTTTAGAGAGTACCCTGGGAGATCAGCCGCATAGAGTGAGTTACTTTAAATGTATTactaatttttcaaaaaaaaaaaaaaaagaatcacgctaatacaaatatatagaaaacatatttctcatttttaatgtgtatgAGAGGCTCACTTTGGCATAAACTGACTGatttatgtaataaaatgtcaacGCAGTAGTGTCCCATCATGATCCAGCTGCAGGATTTTCCAGTGTTTGTATGTACTTTGTGTAGGCAGGTAAAAATCGGATGTACATTTTAACCTCTAACATGAAAAAAGTTagatgtacttttttaaaatcatactgCATAATATCAGGAGCTGCAAAGATATCGGTTAacctgtctgcctgtgtgttgTAGAGGTACTCAGCGGTGTCTCTGCGCAGCATCACCACTGAGGTCCTGAGGGTGCTGAATGCCACTGAAGAACTGCTGCTGCAGGGGGCGCAGGAAGGAGATAGGTCCCGGACGCTCTCCAACACCTCATTGCCCCCAAACACAGACCCTAAGAAACTTGATCAGCAATTCTCCAGACTGGAGGAAAATGTAAGTGTAGTTGTTTTCATTGGTTATGTTTATGGTGCTGCATTCTGAGTTTTTATGAAATGGTATACCTtgaatttttcacttttgtatgacatgctatataatgatattttcatgaaatttatTATTGCATGTGCTAGACTATTACTTTTATATGGCATACTTAACTGCAAcatatttgtgacattttgtggcTTACAAATCTACGACATGTATTCAGATTAtagtttgtcataaaaatgatATTGTATTACGTAAAAAATTGACTGACATAGGAGAGGTCGAACAAATCTGACAGTAATCCATTTCAAAAACTGTAGAAAAGGTCATTTAATGTACTACAGAAATCATAATATAGGCTGATGAAAGCTGATAGACTATAGCAAGCAAAGATCTGCTGAAAGTCATCATTTTAGACAAAGACGAACCAgactaaaaagtcataaagattgtgtacaaaatttcacaaatagGTCAAAGTATAGGATGTAAttcaaaacagcaataaaaaagacatagtatgaatgaaaatgtcataatatagtagGTTATTTAAAATGGCGAAAGAAAGTCATACTATGGTCTGTCGTCCCAAATTTCTTAATGTCATACTCAGGCATGTCGTCCATCGTcacatcaaaaagtcatactatagcatgtcatcaaaaatcacgCTGAAAAGTCATTCTATAGCGCGTTGTTTAAATTgtgtcaaaaagtcatattatagcacaGCGTCCAAAATCGCATCCAAAATCGCGTcaaaaggtacaaggtacaaggtagacttattgtcatttttcttaaacatttaaaaagaaattaaattgaagTGCTGCTATATCTTTCTGgcgtcgaaggaggagttgatgAGTCTCACAGCTTGGGGAAAGACgctgctccgtagtctggtggttcagcaGCGGATACTTCGGGATATTTTTCTGAATGGAAGCGGGGTGTCTGTGCAGGCAATGATGTCATTTCCTgccactttttcgacatgctgtgataacgaagtttttggcctttattttgacatgctttactatgatgtgtgctatagtatgttgttttcagcctttttttcaacatgtcaaattgtgacatttttcaacaaattaaacTTGTTGACTTTTTAGACATACTATGCTTTTGCCTTGTGggcatgctaaattatgagatttgttgccttttttggactttattcccactttgtatactatgaagCATCTCTACAAGATTTTCTATGTCGTTTCAGccgtttttaggaggggtcaaaatttgactttttcaacatactatattattgcttttggaccattttttgacatgttagattttgtgttgtttttttcattttgtgatctttatttccactttgtatactattatgCATGTCttcaagctattctatgtcgttttcagccatttagAGGAGGGAtcataatttcacttttttctacataccatactattgccttttgggacatttttttgacataatttttaggtttttggcctttttggcatttatttccactttgtatacaatgatgCGTCTCAACAAGCTTTTCTATGTCCTTGCAAGCCATTTTGAGGTGGGGTCGAAGCTtgactttttcaacataccatactattgccttggggggcgatttttttaatgtgttaaattttttaaggtttttggccttttttgacttttatttccactttgtatactattacgcatttctacaagctattctatgtcgttttcagccattttaaggaggggtcaaaatttgaccttttcgacatactatactattgccttttgggaATTGTtgtgacatgttaaattttttttggtttttggcattttatggcttttatttccactttgtatactataacgcgcctcgacaagctattctatgtcgtcaTCAggcatttttaggaggggtcaaaatttgacattttcgacatactatactattgccttgggggccatttttttgacatgttagaTTCTTTaggtttttggccctttttggcttttatttccactttgtatactattacgcatctctacaagctattctatgttgttttagctattctatgtcgttttttcagccatttttaggagcggtcaaaatttgacttttttcgacatactatactattgcctttttggccattttttttttttgacatgctaaattatgaggttttttttttttttttttggcctttatttccactttgtatactatatgcatatgacgcgtctctacaagctattctatgtcgttttttcagccattttttaggagcggtcaaaatttgactttttttttcgacatactatactattgccttttttttggccatttttttttgacatgctaaattatgatgtttttttttgccttttttggcctttattttcccactttgtgtatatataacgcgtctctacaagctattctatgtcgttttcagccatttttaggagcggtcaaaatttgacttttttttttcgacatactatactattgcctttttggccatttttttttttgctaaattatgaggtttttggccttttttttggcttttattccactttgtatactatatacgcgtctctacaagctattctatgtcgtttttttttttccatttttaggagcggtcaaaatttgacttttttcgacatactatactattgcctttttggccatttttttttgacatgctaaaattttgaggttttttttttttttttttttttttttcccactttgtatatactataacgcgtctctacaagctattctatgtcgttttttttttatttttaggagcggtcaaaatttttagactttttttgacttttttcatactatactattgcctttttggccattttttttttttgaatgctaaattatgaggtttttttttttttttttggcctttatttcccactttgtatactatatgacgcgtctctacaagctattctatgtcgtttttttcagccatttttaggagcggtcaaaatttgactttttttttttcatactatactattgcctttttggccattttttttttgacatgctaaattatgatgtttttttgcctttttttggcctttatttcccactttgtttGTAtgaacgcgtctctacaagctattctatgtcgttttttttttttttttttttttcaaaattttgacttttttcgacatactatactattgccttttttgccattttttttttttgacatgctaaattatgatgttttttggccttttttttttgcctttatttcccactttgtatactatataacgcgtctctacaagctattctatgtcgttttttagccatttttttaggagcggtcaaaatttgacttttcgacatactatactattgccttttttggccattttttttttttgctaaattatgaggtgttttttttttttttttggcctttttttccactttgtatactattttGCATTCTACaactattctatgtcgtttttttgccatttttaggagcggtcaaaatttgactttttttcgacatactatactattgcctttttggccatttttttgctaaatttgaggttttttgcctaaattttgatttttttttgtttttttttttttttttcaccatttttttcccacttttgacttttttttttcattttatactattgctttttttgtcgttttttcagccatttttaggagcggtcaaaatttttgacttttttcactttttgtatactatactatactattttttacatttttttgttttttcagccatttttttttcaaaattttgacttttttcgacatactatactattgccttttttttttggccatttttttgacatgctttttttttttgccttttttttggccttttcccactttgtatatatgcgcgtctctacaagctattctatgtcattttttttttttttttttttaggagcggtcaaaatttgacttttttcgacatactatactattgcctttttttggccatttttttttgacatgctaaattttttcatgaggttttttttttttttttttggcttttttttttttttgtttactatatacgcgtctctacaagctattctatgtatgtcgtttttttttgccattttttttttttttttttgcggtcaaaattttgacttttttcgacattgacttttttcgactatactattgccttgccttggttggccatttttttttttgacatgctaaattatgaggttttttggcctttttttgcctttatttccactttgtatactatgacgcatctctacaagctattctatttctatgttttttcagccattttttttggaggggtcaaaatttgactttttttttttcgacatactatactattgcctttttttttgccattttttttttgacatgctaaattatgaggtttttttttgcctttttttggcctttattcccactttgtatactataacgcgtctctacaagctattctatatctatttttttcagccatttttaggagcggtcaaaatttgactttttttttttcgacatactatactattgcctttttggcatttttttttttttttcatgctaaatttgaggttttttggcctttttttttttttttatttcccactttgtatactataacgcgtctctacaagctattctatgtcgtttttttagccatttttaggagcggtcaaaatttgactttttttcgacatactatactattgcctttttggccatttttttttgacatgctaaattttttttgattttttttggccttttttttggccttttttttttttgccactttttatactatgacgcgtctctacaagctattctacaaagtattttttttcagccatttttttttagcggtcaaaatttgactttttgacttcgacatactatactattgcctttttggccattttttttttttttgacatgctaaattatgaggtttttttgcctttttttggcctttattccactttgtatactataacgcgtctctacaagctattttatgtcgttttttttagcatttttaggagcggtcaaaatttgacttttttcgacatactatactattgccttttttggccatttttttttttgacatgctaaattatgaggtttttttttttttttttggcctttatttcccactttgtatactataacgcgtctctacaagctattctatgtcgttttttttttttccatttttttaggaggggtcaaaatttgacttttttcgacatactatactattgcctttttggccatttttttgacatgctaaattatgatggttttttttttggcttttttttttttatttccactttgtatactataacgcgtctctctacaagctattctatgtgttttcagccatttttaggagcggtcaaaatttgacttttttcgacatatactatactattgcctttttggccattttttttgacatgctaaaatatgat comes from the Plectropomus leopardus isolate mb chromosome 12, YSFRI_Pleo_2.0, whole genome shotgun sequence genome and includes:
- the myripa gene encoding rab effector MyRIP isoform X2, whose protein sequence is MGRKLDLSGLTDSEAEHVLQVVQRDMKLRKKEEERLSELKQELDEEGSRCLLLSRQSCFNQRCCIRCCSPFTFLLNPKRQCRDCHYNVCKACRVYNKRDKAWLCSACQKSRLLKTQSLEWFYTNVKTRFKRFGSAKVLKTLYRKHLAEHSALSELTEGSAYEESICNEGSVCGSDSTFYRQTEEHSMAETLTVALRVAEEAIDEAISKAEFDTSNQENQNEAHYLREHRGELIEELAKTIVQKIISRRKTLAEMRAEYDQDWPHEHNTDLHQHHQSSCDQASSSLKHQSGLWRSHSAFSLLDNDGPGLIQDSPQALKKDGGGSGMSTWKSVDRLDNAVLKSPDGNWIALQSTQLSRPSLLTKRKSLVFSALERESGVVSAYEGMGSDNETKPESDSSWGAVLQEIHRKMTDSNFILQDGHNRNASPLSGSREELFSDSEGNWKPHKPLLALFKRKVPPEIRRPSSSRRTSIIDVNFNVEGAGEEESNVAAEPEVGKVRRLRRKRSKKQSSSVLDDSEKDDDSQSPSDAATPDTLTSGASTPEPSDHESDIMGHGANQMEQEHTPKLQQLSGRVSESSTAEEEEVDGGFRDACSDEEREEKDVDEEEEEERLWRMEVDLDEGRTEEDEDVDDEEMRHRLYRLIEQSRLTYLSSTDDELDKLGQSEGEWDGGKDEDMEDRLTSKICQLEKEVWANQFSSTEDELDRVGVKDEEKTGEEEELAVKVCRLASQANATQFSSTEDELDRAGRGEEGEEAIDEEKLWELQAEKDVQAAQVRDLASLVSASQFSSTEDELDRVGENDGEMEQEGGDEREQAVGKIQDRRESFGDLDVKMFDLRDEIEERMSESSDAKVEDDPEMEGEKDCLEDRVTDEDERMVKGLICEERVELLTEEERQEIETVVLAEKTEEMKSALDTKFQQENQPEAEWTDTEDREEGQEEEKFRESEESADTAADSDEEAAEFDRIISSMLMMTLEDMQIETLKDEAAENGSVNTETEELETDEKTVEEDGFEDNAVDAQSTNAAEETEVVKEFHRGGKDAMLESAVAERPAENVAELTGGDISRENESEDENQQVEDAEARDERNAAIEGTLEAFKKTEANDGEQKDGKREVATEWQEMETHGGAAEGGPESKETDERLEETKEENADDVEQSSTSSLQEGLLSPEEIQSDNDMELYKSLQFISTLLEQRYSAVSLRSITTEVLRVLNATEELLLQGAQEGDRSRTLSNTSLPPNTDPKKLDQQFSRLEENVYVAAGEVYSLEVELTDLEECARGICSDTSDMELSFLEEQVASAAAAVQQSELQICDISARIAALKSAGLNVDTPQSRFTRTRTIPIMPVTVDSSRQLRRRLPAPPVKEEGETLNLGARSTNTVVP
- the myripa gene encoding rab effector MyRIP isoform X1, encoding MGRKLDLSGLTDSEAEHVLQVVQRDMKLRKKEEERLSELKQELDEEGSRCLLLSRQSCFNQRCCIRCCSPFTFLLNPKRQCRDCHYNVCKACRVYNKRDKAWLCSACQKSRLLKTQSLEWFYTNVKTRFKRFGSAKVLKTLYRKHLAEHSALSELTEGSAYEESICNEGSVCGSDSTFYRQTEEHSMAETLTVALRVAEEAIDEAISKAEFDTSNQENQNEAHYLREHRGELIEELAKTIVQKIISRRKTLAEMRAEYDQDWPHEHNTDLHQHHQSSCDQASSSLKHQSGLWRSHSAFSLLDNDGPGLIQDSPQALKKDGGGSGMSTWKSVDRLDNAGVSSVLKSPDGNWIALQSTQLSRPSLLTKRKSLVFSALERESGVVSAYEGMGSDNETKPESDSSWGAVLQEIHRKMTDSNFILQDGHNRNASPLSGSREELFSDSEGNWKPHKPLLALFKRKVPPEIRRPSSSRRTSIIDVNFNVEGAGEEESNVAAEPEVGKVRRLRRKRSKKQSSSVLDDSEKDDDSQSPSDAATPDTLTSGASTPEPSDHESDIMGHGANQMEQEHTPKLQQLSGRVSESSTAEEEEVDGGFRDACSDEEREEKDVDEEEEEERLWRMEVDLDEGRTEEDEDVDDEEMRHRLYRLIEQSRLTYLSSTDDELDKLGQSEGEWDGGKDEDMEDRLTSKICQLEKEVWANQFSSTEDELDRVGVKDEEKTGEEEELAVKVCRLASQANATQFSSTEDELDRAGRGEEGEEAIDEEKLWELQAEKDVQAAQVRDLASLVSASQFSSTEDELDRVGENDGEMEQEGGDEREQAVGKIQDRRESFGDLDVKMFDLRDEIEERMSESSDAKVEDDPEMEGEKDCLEDRVTDEDERMVKGLICEERVELLTEEERQEIETVVLAEKTEEMKSALDTKFQQENQPEAEWTDTEDREEGQEEEKFRESEESADTAADSDEEAAEFDRIISSMLMMTLEDMQIETLKDEAAENGSVNTETEELETDEKTVEEDGFEDNAVDAQSTNAAEETEVVKEFHRGGKDAMLESAVAERPAENVAELTGGDISRENESEDENQQVEDAEARDERNAAIEGTLEAFKKTEANDGEQKDGKREVATEWQEMETHGGAAEGGPESKETDERLEETKEENADDVEQSSTSSLQEGLLSPEEIQSDNDMELYKSLQFISTLLEQRYSAVSLRSITTEVLRVLNATEELLLQGAQEGDRSRTLSNTSLPPNTDPKKLDQQFSRLEENVYVAAGEVYSLEVELTDLEECARGICSDTSDMELSFLEEQVASAAAAVQQSELQICDISARIAALKSAGLNVDTPQSRFTRTRTIPIMPVTVDSSRQLRRRLPAPPVKEEGETLNLGARSTNTVVP